The nucleotide window CAACAGGATCAGCACAGGTCGGCCGCCGGCGCCCTCGGTCAGCATCTTCCGAATCACGTCCCCACCCGGCGCCACACGGTCGCGGTCGTGCCCCTCGACCAGGGCAAACGCACGCTGCGGATCGATCTGCCAGGCGATCCAGCCCCACATGGTCCGGATCGTTCGGCCGTCTGGAAGTTCCTTGCCGTTCCGGGCATCGAACTTTTCGCCGTCGAACACGGCCACGGCCACGTCCCTGGGCCTGGGAAACGACCGTGCTTCGGGGACCGCGTCGAGTACGTCGGGATGGCGTGCGGCATGCAACAACGCCGCCAGCGTATGGGATTTCCCTCCGCCGAAGGGCGTGCGCAGCTTCAAGACCCGATTGTAGCCCGTGGTGCCCGCCAGCGAGGCCAGCACCTCCTGGAGTAATTTGGCCAGGTCAGCCGTCAGATAGGTGGCCCGGAAAAACTCCTCCGGGTCACGGTACACCACCGGCACATTCGAATCTCCGGCCGCAATGGCCCCCAAATCAATGGCAAAAACCGCTTCCGTCAGTGCGCCCGCTTCCACATCCGGGTGCAGCTTCACCAGGTCGGTCCAGGGACGAAGGGCAAGTGTGCTCATGGGTGTGGCTTAGATCGGCAACTGCGCCCGGGCAGAATCGCTTTCCCGGCCCCAGCGCTGAAGCTTCGGGTACAAAACCTCAAGGATGATCCAATTCTTCGGATGGTGGTGGGTGCTCAGTGTCACAGGTGAATCACCTCCATTCCGGTTGCTTTGGCCACAGCGTTGGCCAGGCGGCTGCGATGGCAGCACCGGACATCCCGTTCCACACAGAGCAGGACCGAGGCTTTTTGCCGCATGAGCTGTCCGACCCGGTGCACGTCAGCGGAACGTGCCGGCAGCGTCACCCGTTCGTATCGCTCGAGAAGACGTTGATACGACGCAAATCCGCCCAGGCCGACCCGCTCGGCGCTCGGGATGCCCAAGGAAGGCTCGTGGCGGTACTCCAGCCCCAGCTTCTTGCAGATTTCCCCCAGCCGCACCCCGGAGAATCCGTATTTCCGCGAGACGGGGTTCGCTCGGACGTCAATGACCACTTGGATGCCGTTCTTCAGGAGATCATTCAGGAAGGCATCCACGGACTTGCCCTCGTAACCGGCGGTATAGACCGCCGGTGGCGCCTGGTTCGGCCCGGGTAAAGGGTTGGGCAACAGATCGCTTCGCCCGCTCCTGGTGGCATACCAGGGGTAGCGCGCGTAAACATCGCGGATCAGGGCCTCTGGCTCCATCCTGCCGTATCGGCTCAGAATCTGGCCCACCGCGGCCTGGACGTGTTCAGGCAGCGACTCGATCTGTGCCCGCACACCGGCCCAACCGCCGGCCGCCAGGGCAATTTGGCTGTCATCGGCTGCCACCCACCCGGCCTGACGCAGGCCGCCGAGCTCCCGGTAAAGCGTGAAGGAGAACGGCCCAAATTGGTATGGCACGAAGTCGTAGAAAGCCGGGTCGTCTCTCAACGCCGTTTCCTGACGCAGCAGAAACATGAGCTTCACAAAGACCGTCGGCGAGAGCGCCCGGCCGGCGCGGGCCAAGAGGCTCAAGACTATTTTTTGCCCGGTCAGCATGGGGTTTTTCCCGTGCACGGCCTCATTCTATTTTCGCCCCAGATCGAACAACGTTCCTTCCTCGGCCGCCAGGCGCTGGTCAATCAGCGTCCGCCAGTTGGCCAGCAGCTTCTTCAACGCCTCCTGTTCGGCCGGCGTGGTGATGACGCCGCGCTCGTCTTCCACCGCGCCGGAAAGCGCCCGGCCGGCCAGGGCTTGCGCCACCAGGCGCAACCGCTCCCGGTCGGGCCGCGCCTCGTCCAGGAACTTGTTCAGCGCCCGGGTCTGGTTCTCCACAAGCCACAGGATCCGGTGGAGCGTGTCGATGACCGGAGCCGGGGTGCCGTCGTCCGCCGGCAGGCCCAGTTTCTCATCCCGACCCCGTTCGGTGAAGTCGCGCAACCGATACTTACCCTTTTTCTTTTCCACCAGGGCGTGCCGTCCGGTGGACAACCCCTTCGGCCCGTCCAGCTCCACGTTCTGGCCGTAAGTGAACACGATGGCCTCGCCGGCGTCCAGCTCGGCCGCCTTGTAGGCGTAACGCCAGAGCACGTAGAAACGGCTGGGACCGTCCACCGCCGCCACCCCGCTGCCCGGCAGGCCGAAGATCTTCTCCAGCAGCGTCTCCAGCACCACGCCTTCCACCTCGGCCAGAAACCTGTCCGCCGGGACCTCCTCGCCGTTGGCATACTCGACGCGGGCAAACCGGGTGTAGGCCCGCAGACCCGCGCCCACGGCCGCAATCACCAGGTCCGCTCCCGCAATTCCCATCTTCCAGAGCGTGTCCACCCGTTCGCGGACAATGTGTTCCAACTCCGGGCGAACCTGGTCCTCGTAGGAGCCGACCAACTCCCCTCTCCCTCTGGCAGAGGGGCCGGGGGTGAGGGCGCCTTCCCGCTTGCGCGCGACGAGGAAGATGCTCGACGCAAGGGCAGCGGACTCTTTCGCTAAGACTCTCGCCTGCATCTCTGTGTCCAACGGCCACGCCTCTGTGACCATGAATCCGGCTCGCCGGAGCGCGTCCACAAGCGTGGACCAGCCGAGGGTCGTCTTGTGCGCATAGACGACCACCATCGGCCCGCCCGGCTTGAGCACGCGGTTCGCCTCGGCGAACGACCGGGCCATCATCTGCTCGTACGCCTGCCGCGCGTTCTCCTTGCGGCCGCCGTGCCTGGATGCTTCAGCTACTGCCTCGCCCTTCTTGGGAGTGGCTTCAGCCGCGAAGTGCTCAAGATATAGCTCACCAATGGTGCGGCGGAGCCAGACATAGAAGAAATCGGACAAGTTCGCGTAGGAAACATTATCGTAGTAGGGCGGATCCGTGACGACGGCGTCGAACTGGGTCAGGCTGCCAGCTTGACCAGATCCCCAGGGAAGCGCCATCGCCGTGCCGCGCGTAACGGTGGCGGGAAGGCCGCTGTTCGCTTGAGTTTCAGCAACACCAACGATCCAATCAAGCGCACCTTCTCCTGATCCGGACCCGCCGCCAAATGGTGCTAGCTCAGCAAAGTCCCACACCATCGGCAAAGCCTGGCGTGCGAACATGTTGCCCATGACTTCGCGGGTCACGTGCCAAGTACAGAGCGATGAGTTCAGCATGGCAATTCTATCTACGAGTAGTGCCAAATACGTCGCCACCGCCTTCGCCCGCTCACTTTCCACGCTCGCACGCTCCAACTCTCCCACGCACTGCCTCACCGCCGCGGCGAAGGTGAGCAGGCAGAGCATCTGGCGCGGGGTGAAGAGGTCGCCCCATGTACAGAGGCCGTAGAGGTGCGTCTTGCAAGTGAAGGAGTCCAGGCTTGGGACTGGCTCGCTCGGCACCGTCAGGCCCGTACGCCGGCACAGGGCCTCGATGCGGTTGCGGATGGCTTCGTCGTCCGGGCGGAACTGTGGGAAATCGTCGGCTGAGAGGTAGATCTTGCCCTGCCGGCCGGGCCGAGTGCAGACGATGGCCATCATCTGCTGGCCCATGCGTTTGGCCCGGCCTTCGGCCTTGACGTAATCGCTGTCGGCCACCGTCCCGCAGAAAGGGCAGGTGGCGTTGCCGCCCTTGGAGAAGCCGGCCGGGTCGAACCCGAGGCCCTTTTCGGAGGCACTTTCCACCACCTCGAACCGGACCTGCTTTTGCCCTTTGGGCGCGATCATGCGCAGGGCGACGTAGCGGTCTTTCTTTTTGCAGAGCCAGGTCTGGCGGACCAGCGGGACGGTGGCGCCGCAGTTGGGGTTTTTGCAGCGGACAGTGCGGGTCCAGAGATAGGCCACTGGCACGAGACAGCCGGTCGGGACGGTTTCCCGGGCCTGCCACATGTCGGCCTGGCGGAGTGATTCTGTGGCCCCGGCCTCGGGATCGGGAATGGGCGGGTAAAGGTCGCCGATCTCGGCCTTGACCTTCTGGAGCACCCAGTTGCCCCAGTAACGGACCTCGTTGGCCAAGCCGCCCCAGGTGGTCTCACCGTTGGCGTTCTTGGGACCGGTCAGGCCGCGGGCGGTGGGGTCGGGTTTGCCGTATTTCTGGGGGTAAACGAGGGTGCAGAGTTCGATGATGTGGGCGACGGGGTTGAGGTCGAGGGCGTAGGCCTCGCAGCCCAGGCGCAGGGCTTCGAGTGGGATGGCGCCGCCGCCGGCGAACATGTCCAGCACCTTCGGTCTGGGCGCGCGGCCCTCGAGGATGTCCTCCACGGTGACGGGTTTGCCGGTCTGGGCGGAGAGCCGTTCGGCATGGGCCTGGAGGATGTGGCGCTGCGCCTCGGCGATGGTCTGGGGCGAGCCCGGGTATTGGCAGAGCCGCTCCAGGAATTTGGCGGCGTTGGCGCGGCCGAGGCTTTGCTTTTTGTTGTCGGGCCCGTTGTCGGGGACGAACCGGGCGGCCGGCACCAGGGCTGCATAGACGGCGGCGCGGCAGGCCACCAGCGGCCGGCGCGCCCACCAGAGGTGGAGGGTGGAGATGTGGCCTTTGCGGACGGATTTCTCCCGCGAGGCCTCGGCGCTGATGGCCTGGATGGGCAGGTAATCCTCGATGAGCCGTTTGTCGGGGTCTTTCATGAACGTTCCTCCCTTTTGGCGCGTTCGGCCTCGATGTAGAAGTAGAGGGCGTGGAGTTGATTGGAAAAGCGGTAGGCCCCGGGACCACCTTCGGCGTCTGGCAGGATCACACCCAGTTTTCGCATCCGGGTGAGGAAATTATCGAGGACTTTTTTCTCCTCGGGGGAGAGGGCTTTGAGCAGGTCGGCCCGGCGGAAGGTCAGGCGGAGGGGGTGGGCGGCGAGCTTGCGCAGTATGGAGCGATAGCGTTGGCTGCGGATGGCCTGGAGGACCTGGGGTTCGAGCAGCTTGCGCCCGATGACTTCCGCTGCATCCACGACGCCCCTCGATGCCTCGTGCTCCTTGACGGGCGAGCCGGCGGCCACGCGCCACACAGCGTCGCCGATCTCGTGGGCGAGCACGGGTAAACCGCCGGAGAAACGCACCATAATTCCGAGGGCTGTTTGTTCCACGTCCACTTTGCGTTGTCCGAAGGCTTTGCGGAAGAAGTCCGTGGTTTCCTCCTTCGACCAAGGTTTGATTTCCACCAGGTCAAACACCCGGGCGAGGGAAGGTTGCAGGCCAATCAGCTCGCGGCGGCGCTCCTCCAACCCGACCAACAGCAGGCAGGCGGCCAGGCCGGCGCCGGAGGTGGGCACTTCGTCCACGATGCTTTTGAGCCAGTTGGCGAACTCGGCCGAGCGGGCCAGGCCGTTGATGTCGTCCAGAATCAGGAGCAGCGCCTTTCGTTCTCCCTGCAACTGTTCCAGTAGCCGGCGGAGGGAGGGAGCGAAGCCATTGACCAGGCTGCCAAGGTCCGGCTCGGCCAACTCCAGCTCGACGCTGATGCCGAACAGCCCGATTTGCCTGACGTGTTTTCCAAACAGCTCGCGGATTCTTTGATGCCAGGGTCGTTCGAGACTGTCCTTGAGGAGACGGTCAAAGGTCCGCCGCACCATTTCGGGCAGGGTGTCCACGCCCCCCAGGAACACATGCGCTCCAGCGACTCCTTCGTCGCGCTCGACCAAATGGCGCAAGAACGAGACAAGGGAACTCTTGCCGATACCCCGCTCTCCCGCGACAAAACCGACGCGGAATTGGCCCCGGCACGCGGCGCGCACCAGCGAACGCAGCTGGTTGATTTCGCCGACGCGGCCGACGAAGAACTCAATCGGCACGGGCTGTCCGGGAGTGAACGGACTGTGTTCCGGATCCATACGGCGCTATTAAGGGGCGGCGGGCGGGGTTTGGCAACGTCTCGGGTGTGCCTCGCCCTCGGGCGTTCTCGACCTGCCTTTTGAAGGGCGGCCAGTCTGCGGAAAGACCGGTCGGTGCGCCCACCGCAGGCGGGGCCTGATGGGTTGGCATTTGCGGATGGATTCCTCCCGTGAGGTCTCGGCGCTGATGGCCTTGAGGGGGAGGAAGTCCTCGATGAGTTTGGGGTCGTTGTTCACGGTTTTCATGTCAGAGGGCTTTCGGCAAACCAAGCCTGCACGATTCGCTTAAAGGCGTGGAATGCCCGGTCCTTGCAGCGTTCCAGCCCAACCCGCTCTGCCAGTTCGCGGTAAATGGCTGGGGACCGTCTGACCCTGACCTGTCGCAACGCAGCCTCGAGGCATTCCTTGGGGCGATTCGGCTTTGGAGCACCTTGTGTCCACAATCCTCGCTGTTTTAACCACTGTCGAAGGTCAGGCTGGTGCCCGGCCCAGCCCAAGACGTCATCCACATGTGGGGAGTCGCTCCACACCCAACTTTCGAGCTCCGGTTCAAGTACCAAAACTTCCGCGCGATCTTTCCACCCCGAATCCTCCAATCGCTTTTTCAGGTCGGCTGCAACATCGGAGGCGGGTCGCTTTTCCTGTCCACTGCCCTCGTGGTCGAGCACGACGAGACAGTAATTGGCCCGGTTCAAAAAAGTCTGTAAAACGGCGGGTGCCTCGTGAAAACAGCCGGAATCGCGGCGGGTGTGGACGAGAATCTTGTAACGTACCGCACGAATGCCAAGACTTAGTCTGCGACTTGAGAGCAAGGCGTCGAAGCACTCACGCTCGTCCATCCCCGGCACAAGCATTATGAGGTCGAGGTTGACTGCAGCATTCATCCGAGAACCCCAGTGGCGAACAGCGTTCCAAGATCGGCTCCCCGCTTCCAGTCTCGCAAATTCGGGTGCTCGTCGCCCCGGACGATATCCGTAGCCCCCTTTGGCGTCTTGGCGAAGCAAAGCACATCTTTGGGTTCTGCGAGGGAGAGAATTATGGGCGAATGCGTTGCGCACAAGATCTGAGCCTCGTACGCCGAGGCCAACGACTGATACACGGTTTCCACCGCCAACGGGTGAATCCCGTTCTCTGGTTCCTCGATCAGAAACACCTTTCCGGAATTCCCGGTATGGCCCAGAAGTGTCAGCGCCAACAACCGCAAGGTTCCATCCGAAGCGGTCCACGACGGCACGGCCACTCCCGTGTTGTAAACGAGGCGCAGGTAGCGGTGTTTATCCTCGGGACGCTCCACCGTCTCAATGGTTTCGAGATCCGGCAGAGCCGTACGCACGTGAGCCAACCATCGTTCGAAATCCCGGGGGCGCGTGTTTTTGAACTGCTCGACCACCCACGGGAGATTGGAACCATCCGGGCGAAACATCTTTGGCTGCCCCGGGGGACTTGGTTTGCGCATGGAGGCGCTGTTGAGGGCGATGGTCTCTATGCCGGTCGTGAGGATCGATTTTACCCATGTTGCAACGGGGAATTTCGTCTCGTCTTCAGGCAGGTTTCCAAGCGCTGACTTGCGAGGTCCGAGTTTGAAGGCGTGATCCCAACCTTTTCCGGTTTCGTCGTAAAAGTTGTCATTTCCTGCGGGCACCTTGTTGACGACGGTTTTGATCCCGCGCGCAGGCACCTTCTTGAGAATGGTCTTGGGCGGCGTTTGCACATCAGGGAAAATTTCCCTTTGCACGGGCTTTCCGTCGCCCTCCGAGGTCATAAGAAGAAGTCGCTCTGCCAGGATGCTGTTCTCCCGCGATTTGAGATCGATACCGATGCGGACTTCGTAGCGGCAAACGTCGTAATGCGATGGCAAAAGCTGCCTGCGTTCTTTCGGGATATCGACTTCAATGGCGAGTTCGAATGCATCCTTCTGGTGTTGCCAGACCAAATCTTCCAGATTCTCGGAACGTTCGCCGATGGCAGCATCGAGCCCCTCGGAGACCAGCAGGCCGAGAAATCGAATGATATCGAGAAAGGAGGTCTTGCCGCTGGCATTCGGCCCCACAAGGATCTGGAACGCGGAAATAGGCCGACTCACATGCAGCAGGCACCGGTATCGAAGCGCTTCAACCTTCCGGATCATCTTCCTAACTCCTTCCTAACTCCTGTGCGTTGCTGGCCGCCACGACTGCGTCGGCCGGGATTTCGAAGAATCGTGCGGCGACGATTTCCCGTTTGGCATGGTCGAGTTTTGCGGCCGGGTTTTGGATGCGAACGAGTTCCGGGTTGGGCCCGAGCGGATCCCACACCACATAGAGCCAGTAGGTTTCTGCGAGCTGTTGGGCTTTGTACCACTCGTTGGTGGTCAGGCGCACGGGCTGTCCGCGCGCGCGGCCCTTGACTTCGACACGTTTGACGAGGATCTCGCCCGTGGCGGGATCGAGGATGCGGTGGGCGCGGAGGTCGAAGCCGAGTTTCTGGTGGCCCACCCGCTCGATGCGGTCTTCGGGGAATCCCTCCTGGCGGAGGGCGGCGATGGCGATCTCCTCGGCGGCTTTCTCGCTTTGTTGTCGGAGGTTGGGGTCGGATTCGTTGGCCAGGTCGGCGAGTTGGCTGGCGGTGTCTGTGCCGGGCAACAGGACGACAGCCGTGGCGAGGTGACGGACCGGACCGGTTCGGGCCAGTTCGAGTCGTTTCAGGCCCTGGAGGCGTTCGTCGCGTTGGCGGGATAGTTCTTCCACATATTTGCAGGCCTCATCGGCGGCAAGTTTGAACTCGGGCTTTGTAGAGATTTGGCTCATGAGTTCCATGGCCTGGTTCTGGGCGCGTTTGATGCGCACATCGAAGGAGCGTACCAGGTATTCGCGGCAGATTTGGGCATAGCGGCGCCGTTCTTCCAGGCAGCGGTTTCGGCAGACCTGCTGGTGGGTGGCCTTCAGATAGTCGGCGGCGTCCCGGGGATGGCCGGGCTGGACCGTGGGCGGTGGGTTGGGGTGGGAGGGCAGGTTGAGCAGGATATCGGCGGGCACAACCTCATAGGTCCCCTGCAGTTCGCGCACGGCGACGACTTCTCCGTGGAGGGGAATCTCCTTACCCCGTGAGTCCTCGCCGCGGATGGTGAGTTCGAAGAAGTGGAGGAAGTAAGGGTCAGTGCTCCATGGGTCGAGGTAGATGCCCACGCCTCCCCGGAGGGCGGCGAGTTTTTGGTTGAGCTTTTCGTCCACGGCCGCGTACAGGGGGTGCCCCGGGCCCATCAGGACCGCATCGAGGTGTGCGTCTTGTTCGAGATGGGATTTGTGGAAGGTGACCTTGCGGTAGGAGGGCTCGGGTTTACCAAGGCGCTGGACCGAATGAAGTCGGTCGGAACGCAGGTCGGCCAGCACATGATCGATGCGCCAGAGACCGTCGGCGCGGGGTTCGATCCGCAAACCCACCTCGCGGGCGGCGGCGAGGAAGTAGGCCTCGACGTAACGCGGCATGAGGCGATGTTCCTCGGCTTCAAGGTTGCGGTGCTGGAAGCTGGCGAAGTCCACGTGGCTTCGGGCCAGGGCGATGCCCGTGGCCAGTTCGTACTGTTTGAGTTTTTCGGGGTCGATGCGGTCGATCCGGTCAAGATACTGGTCGAGCCGGCGGGGGTCGTAAGCGGCTTCGCGGAGCATTTCGGGCAGGTTGACCTCATTGAGCGAGAGGACCTGGCCGATGACGTCGAAGACGCGCCCTTCCAGGGCCTGGTTCATGGTCTCCAGCTTTTCGAGTAGACGCTGGAGGATGCGCCCCTCGACGATGGGCTGCCCGTCTTCGGACTCGGTGGCGACGAAATTGAACACGTAGACGTCCCTGTCCTGCCCGATGCGATGGATCCGGCCGAGTCGTTGCTCGAGGCGGGTGGGGTTCCAGGGCATGTCGTAGTTGATCATGAGGTGGCAGAACTGGAGGTTGATGCCCTCGCCGGCTGCCTCGGTGGCCACGCACACCTGGGCGCTGGTGCGGAACTGTTCCTGGGCGCGTTTGCGCTCGTGGGGGTTCATGCCGCCATGGATTTCGCACGTGGTGAAGCCATGGCGCTCGAGGTGCTCCCGAACGTAGGCGAGTGTGTCCCGGTGTTCGGTAAAGATCAGGAGCTTGCCCCGGCCGTCCCGGAGCTCGGCAAACTGAGCCTCCTGAAGGCACTGCGTGAGGGCGGTCAACTTGGAGTCGCTGCCGGATTCCCGCACCCTGCGCGCTTGTTCGACCAGTTCCTTGAGCGCCAGGATTTCCCGGCGGAGTTGGTCCAGCTCAAGGGCGGCGGTGTATTCGTCCACCAAGCGGTCGCGCTGTTCTTCATCGAGGTCGTCCTCATCCTGTTCGGTGTCGGCCAACCGACCCTGGACGGCGGCGAGTCGCTTGAGACGCTGAGCAGGTGGGAGCGTTGCAAGTTCCTGCAGGAGCTCCTGCTGTTTCCTGAGACGCCGTTTCAACGACTCGTGGATGGCGCAGGTTGAGCTGACCAGGCGCCGCTGCAGAACCGTGCGGGTGAGGGCCGCTGATGATCGGCGTGGACCCGACGGCTGGGGGATGAACTCGTTAATGTAGGCCGTGACAGCCTGATAAAGGGCGTACTCCTCGCGATTCAGGCGAAACGTCACCGTCTTCGCATGCCGGTCGGGGAAAAGGCGGCGGCCGTTGAGGTCTCGCAGATCCTCCTTGAGGCGGCGCAGGCACCACGGGGAATTCCTGCCGAGTTTCAGGACGTCTTTTCGGATGATCTGGGCCTCGCCTCCCAGGCGGTGGGGCTCGGGGAAGAGATCGGGATCCAACAGGCGCAAGAAGTGGGCAAATCGATCCTCGTCGCCATGGTGCGGGGTGGCGGTCAACAGAAGGAGGTGGTCGGCCTTTTCGGAGAGTCGTTTGGCCAGTTGGTAGCGTTTGGTTTCGACCACTTCGTCACTGCGCCCGGCCTGGGATTTGGTGTAGGCCGAGCATTTGTGCGCCTCGTCAATGACGACCAGATCCCAGTGTTGCTGCCAGACGCGTTCGCGGACGTCCTCCTGTTTGGCGTAGTCGATGGAGGCGATGACCTGGGAGCATCGCTGCCAGGGGTTGGTGAGTTGCTGCTGGTCCACGGCGGAGAAGATGATGTCGAAAGGCTCGCCGAACCAGCGAAGCATCTCGTCCTGCCACTGAATGGTGAGCGGAGCGGGGCACAGGATCAGGATTCGTTCGATGGCCTCTCGGAGTTTGAGTTCCTTGATGAGGAGCCCCGCCATGATGGTCTTGCCCGCGCCCGGATCATCCGCCAGGAGGAATCGAAGGCGCGGTTGAGGCAGCATGGCCTGGTAGACGGCCTCGATTTGGTGGGGCAGCGTGCGGATGCCCGAAAGACTTACGGCAAACTGGCGATCATGAGCGTAGGCAAGCCGGATCCGCGCTGATTCAACCAGCAGTCGTAACCGTTCCGGATCCGCCGGTCGGAGCGGTGTCGTGCGTTCAGCGCATTCCTCCAATAAAGTGGCAGCTTCGGCCGGCGAGATCACGGTTTCCGCCAAAGTACCGTCCGGCAGGCGGACGCGGCATTCGTAGCCGACCGAGCCGTCTCCGCGAAGGGGTCGTATGTCCTCAAGCCGCACCGGGCAATCGAAGTGCCCGGTGAGGACCACTTCTCTGCCGATGAGTCCGGGAAGGCGATCTTCAGTCATGCCGCTTCTTTTGGTGGGATCTCGCGGGTTGGTTGATGACCGTGGCTGCCATTCGGGACCTTGCAAGGTTGGGGCAGGGGCCTGCCTCGGAACAGGTGTGGGGAAGCGCCAGCACATACCAGCCGGCGGAGCGCGGGAGGGCTTTTCGAAACCCCAGGGAAGCCCGGGGCACCGATCGACCGGTCGGGGACAGGCCGGCCCGGCCCAGGGCGAGGGACGGTTCCTGTTGGCTCATGTCTTCTGTGCGTGACCGCGCTGGCTGATTGATCCTCAATCCCATGGAGAACGTGCCTGCCACGTGAGATGCCATGGGAAGTGTACAGTTGCATACCCCCTCGTCAAAGGGATCCTCGCTGTCGCCCTGGCTCAGACCTGGAGAGGATGGTGTGCGGAGTGCGACCCCTGTGGTGCCAAGCCCGAGCCTCATGGCCTGGCAAATGATGGAAAGCTGCTCCGACGAGGTGACCGCGCCCGATTTTCGGACTGCGCGATCGGTGATCGCGGGGAGCGTTTTGCCACGGTTAAACGCCTCCGAGGATGAGGAGCAGGTCTGGCGACTAGAGTTTGAGGGCTTTGAATCGGTAGGGGAGGTGGCGGAAATGGAATTCGAGGGAGCAGAGGCGCTCGAGTTCGCCGGGCTCGAAATGCCGCGCCACCTCGGGGTCCGCCTTCAGGGTTTGCAGGAAATCGGCATCGTCGCGGCCGGCATGCCGGACCTCCCAGGTCTTCATCGCATTGCGCTGGACGAGGGCGTAGGCCTCCTCCCGGGTCAGTCCCTTGCGGATGAGGGCCAGCAGCACGGTCTGACTGTGGTACATGCCCAGGGAGAGGCCCAGGTTGCGGCGCATGTTTTCGGGATACACCTGCAGGCCGTCCATGAGCCGGCGGAGCAGGTGCAACATGTAATCCAGGAGCGTGCACGAGTCGGGGAAGATGACGCGTTCGACGGAGCTGTGGCTGATGTCGCGTTCGTGCCAGAGGGCGACGTTTTCGAGGGCGGCCATGGCGTTGGCGCGGAGGATGCGGGCCAGTCCGGTGAGCCGTTCCCAGGTGATGGGATTGCGTTTATGGGGCATGGCGCTGCTGCCCTTTTGGCCCTTGCCGAAGGGTTCCTCGGTTTCCAGGACCTCGGTGCGCTGGAGGTGGCGGAATTCGACGGCCCAGCGTTCGATGCTGGCGCCGATGAGGGCCAGCACGGTTTGGAATTCGGCGTGGAGGTCACGGGGCACGACCTGGGTGGCGACGGGGACCGGCCGCAGGCCGAGTT belongs to Limisphaera ngatamarikiensis and includes:
- the purB gene encoding adenylosuccinate lyase, with amino-acid sequence MIERYSRPEMRAIWSEENKLRLWLQIELLTTEALVRAGIVPAADYRRIRAGCQACLKDLPGLLRRQRELEQTLQHDVIAFTTAVAERINHRASRWLHYGLTSSDVVDTAFALQLVQSADLLLADLDALLPVIARRAREHKSTPCIGRSHGIHAEPITFGFKLAGMYDEFRRARRRLESARYSVAVGKLSGAVGTSAHLHPRIETYVCRKLGLRPVPVATQVVPRDLHAEFQTVLALIGASIERWAVEFRHLQRTEVLETEEPFGKGQKGSSAMPHKRNPITWERLTGLARILRANAMAALENVALWHERDISHSSVERVIFPDSCTLLDYMLHLLRRLMDGLQVYPENMRRNLGLSLGMYHSQTVLLALIRKGLTREEAYALVQRNAMKTWEVRHAGRDDADFLQTLKADPEVARHFEPGELERLCSLEFHFRHLPYRFKALKL
- a CDS encoding helicase-related protein; the protein is MTEDRLPGLIGREVVLTGHFDCPVRLEDIRPLRGDGSVGYECRVRLPDGTLAETVISPAEAATLLEECAERTTPLRPADPERLRLLVESARIRLAYAHDRQFAVSLSGIRTLPHQIEAVYQAMLPQPRLRFLLADDPGAGKTIMAGLLIKELKLREAIERILILCPAPLTIQWQDEMLRWFGEPFDIIFSAVDQQQLTNPWQRCSQVIASIDYAKQEDVRERVWQQHWDLVVIDEAHKCSAYTKSQAGRSDEVVETKRYQLAKRLSEKADHLLLLTATPHHGDEDRFAHFLRLLDPDLFPEPHRLGGEAQIIRKDVLKLGRNSPWCLRRLKEDLRDLNGRRLFPDRHAKTVTFRLNREEYALYQAVTAYINEFIPQPSGPRRSSAALTRTVLQRRLVSSTCAIHESLKRRLRKQQELLQELATLPPAQRLKRLAAVQGRLADTEQDEDDLDEEQRDRLVDEYTAALELDQLRREILALKELVEQARRVRESGSDSKLTALTQCLQEAQFAELRDGRGKLLIFTEHRDTLAYVREHLERHGFTTCEIHGGMNPHERKRAQEQFRTSAQVCVATEAAGEGINLQFCHLMINYDMPWNPTRLEQRLGRIHRIGQDRDVYVFNFVATESEDGQPIVEGRILQRLLEKLETMNQALEGRVFDVIGQVLSLNEVNLPEMLREAAYDPRRLDQYLDRIDRIDPEKLKQYELATGIALARSHVDFASFQHRNLEAEEHRLMPRYVEAYFLAAAREVGLRIEPRADGLWRIDHVLADLRSDRLHSVQRLGKPEPSYRKVTFHKSHLEQDAHLDAVLMGPGHPLYAAVDEKLNQKLAALRGGVGIYLDPWSTDPYFLHFFELTIRGEDSRGKEIPLHGEVVAVRELQGTYEVVPADILLNLPSHPNPPPTVQPGHPRDAADYLKATHQQVCRNRCLEERRRYAQICREYLVRSFDVRIKRAQNQAMELMSQISTKPEFKLAADEACKYVEELSRQRDERLQGLKRLELARTGPVRHLATAVVLLPGTDTASQLADLANESDPNLRQQSEKAAEEIAIAALRQEGFPEDRIERVGHQKLGFDLRAHRILDPATGEILVKRVEVKGRARGQPVRLTTNEWYKAQQLAETYWLYVVWDPLGPNPELVRIQNPAAKLDHAKREIVAARFFEIPADAVVAASNAQELGRS